The following coding sequences lie in one Melopsittacus undulatus isolate bMelUnd1 chromosome 9, bMelUnd1.mat.Z, whole genome shotgun sequence genomic window:
- the BRPF1 gene encoding peregrin isoform X6, whose amino-acid sequence MGVDFDVKTFCHNLRATKPPYECPVGTCRKIYKSYSGIEYHLYHYDHDNPPPPQHTPLRKHKKKGRQARAANKQSPSPSETSQSPGREVMTYAQAQRMVEVDLHGRVHRISIFDNLDVVSEDEEVPEEVPENGSNKENTETPSVPQKSGKHKNKEKRKDSNHHHHNASAGTTPKLPEVVYRELEQDTPDAPPRPTSYYRYIEKSAEELDEEVEYDMDEEDYIWLDIMNERRKTEGVSPIPQEIFEYLMDRLEKESYFESHNKGDPNALVDEDAVCCICNDGECQNSNVILFCDMCNLAVHQECYGVPYIPEGQWLCRRCLQSPSRAVDCALCPNKGGAFKQTDDGRWAHVVCALWIPEVCFANTVFLEPIDSIEHIPPARWKLTCYICKQRGSGACIQCHKANCYTAFHVTCAQQAGLYMKMEPVRETGANGTSFSVRKTAYCDIHTPPGSVRRLPALSHSEGEEEDEEEEEEGKGWSSEKVKKAKAKSRIKMKKARKILAEKRAAAPVVSVPCIPPHRLSKITNRLTIQRKSQFMQRLHSYWTLKRQSRNGVPLLRRLQTHLQSQRNCDQRDTEDKNWALKEQLKSWQRLRHDLERARLLVELIRKREKLKRETIKVQQVALEMQLTPFLILLRKTLEQLQEKDTGNIFSEPVPLSEVPDYLDHIKKPMDFQTMKQNLEAYRYLNFDDFEEDFNLIINNCLKYNAKDTIFYRAAIRLREQGGAVLRQARRQAEKMGIDFETGMHFPHCVTAEEAQVQDIEDDVRLLLSENQKHLPLEEQLKILLERLDEVNAGKQSIGRSRRAKMIKKEITVLRRKLAHPRDLGRDGLERHSSSARGGLQSHNPCEKDLQTDSAAEESSSQETGKGLGPNSSSTPAHEVGRRTSVLFSKKNPKTAGPPKRPGRPPKNRDSQITPGHGNSPIGPPQLPIMGSSQRQRKRGRSPRPSSSSDSDSDKSTEDAPMDLPANGFSSGNQPVKKSFLVYRNDCNLPRSSSDSESSSSSSSSAASDRTSTTPSKQGRGKPSFSRVNFPEDSSEDTSGTENESYSVGTGRGVGHGSKWGGWGPSLSPRVAAADSPLTPLSSGTVVRKGMGRGAGWLSEDEDSSLDALDLVWAKCRGYPSYPALIIDPKMPREGMFHHGVPIPVPPLEVLKLGEQMTQEAREHLYLVLFFDNKRTWQWLPRTKLVPLGVNQDLDKEKMLEGRKSNIRKSVQIAYHRAMQHRNKVQGEQSSDSSESD is encoded by the exons ATGGGCGTAGACTTCGACGTGAAGACTTTCTGCCACAACCTGCGGGCCACCAAACCCCCGTACGAGTGCCCGGTGGGCACCTGCCGCAAGATCTACAAGAGCTACAGCGGCATCGAGTACCACCTGTACCACTATGACCACGACAacccgccgccgccgcagcaCACCCCTCTGCGCAAGCACAAGAAGAAGGGGCGGCAGGCCCGCGCCGCCAACAAGCAGTCCCCCAGCCCCTCCGAGACCTCCCAGTCTCCGGGCAGGGAGGTGATGACCTATGCTCAAGCCCAGCGCATGGTGGAGGTGGATCTGCACGGCCGCGTCCATCGCATCAGCATCTTCGATAACCTGGATGTGGTGTCCGAGGATGAGGAGGTGCCCGAGGAGGTGCCCGAGAACGGGAGCAATAAGGAGAACACGGAGACCCCGAGCGTCCCGCAGAAATCCGGCAAGCACAAGAACAAGGAGAAGCGTAAGGATTCCAACCACCATCACCACAACGCCTCGGCTGGCACCACTCCCAAGCTGCCCGAGGTGGTGTACcgggagctggagcaggacacCCCAGACGCCCCACCGCGCCCCACGTCCTACTACAG GTACATCGAGAAgtcagcagaggagctggatgAGGAGGTGGAGTATGACATGGATGAGGAAGATTACATCTGGCTGGACATCATGAATGAGCGTCGGAAGACCGAAGGCGTGAGTCCCATTCCCCAGGAGATCTTTGAGTACCTgatggacaggctggagaaggagTCCTACTTTGAGAGCCACAACAAGGGGGATCCGAACGCCTTGGTGGACGAGGACGCCGTCTGCTGCATCTGCAACGACGGGGAGTGTCAGAACAGCAACGTCATCCTCTTCTGCGACATGTGCAACCTGGCTGTGCACCAGGAGTGCTATGGGGTGCCCTACATCCCGGAGGGACAGTGGCTCTGCAGACGGTGCCTGCAGTCACCCTCACGGGCCGTGGACTGTGCCCTCTGCCCAAACAAGGGGGGGGCCTTCAAGCAAACGGACGACGGGCGCTGGGCACACGTGGTGTGTGCCCTGTGGATCCCGGAGGTGTGCTTTGCCAACACTGTCTTCCTGGAGCCCATTGACAGCATTGAGCACATACCGCCTGCGCGCTGGAAGCTGACCTGTTACATCTGCAAGCAGCGTGGTTCTGGGGCTTGCATCCAGTGTCACAAAGCCAACTGCTACACAGCCTTTCATGTCACCTGCGCCCAGCAGGCCGGGCTCTACATGAAGATGGAGCCTGTGCGGGAGACAGGAGCCAATGGCACCTCCTTCAGTGTGCGCAAAACTGCCTACTGCGACATCCACACCCCGCCGGGCTCCGTGCGCAGGCTGCCAGCCCTGTCCCACAGCGAGGGCGAGGAGGaggacgaggaggaggaggaggagggcaagggctggagctctgagaAGGTCAAAAAGGCAAAGGCCAAGTCAAGGATCAAGATGAAGAAAGCGAGGAAGATCCTGGCGGAGAAACGAGCTGCGGCACCCGTGGTGTCTGTGCCCTGCATCCCCCCGCATAG gCTCAGCAAGATCACAAACCGTTTAACCATCCAGAGGAAGAGCCAGTTCATGCAGAGGCTGCACAGCTACTGGACCCTGAAGAGACAGTCCCGCAATGGTGTCCCCCTGCTCCGCCGCCTCCAGACACACTTGCAGTCCCAAAGGAACTGTGACCAG AGAGACACTGAGGATAAGAACTGGGCCCTGAAGGAGCAGCTGAAGTCATGGCAGCGCCTCCGCCATGACCTAGAGCGCGCACGCTTGCTGGTGGAGCTGATCCGCAAGCGGGAGAAGCTCAAGAGAGAGACG ATCAAGGTGCAGCAGGTAGCACTGGAGATGCAGCTGACCCCCTTCCTCATCCTGCTCCGCAAGACGCttgagcagctgcaggagaaagACACAGGCAACATCTTCAGCGAGCCGGTCCCTCTGTCTGAG GTCCCGGACTACCTGGATCACATCAAGAAGCCGATGGACTTTCagacaatgaaacaaaacctgGAAGCCTATCGCTACCTGAACTTCGACGACTTCGAGGAGGATTTCAACCTGATCATCAACAACTGTTTGAAGTACAACGCCAAAGACACCATCTTCTACCGGGCAGCCATCCGCCTGCGGGAGCAGGGAGGTGCTGTGCTGCGGCAGGCTCGCCGCCAGGCTGAGAAGATGGGCATTGACTTTGAGACAGGCATGCACTTCCCTCACTGCGTAACGGCGGAAGAGGCTCAGGTCCAGGACATCGAGGATG ATGTGCGGCTGCTGCTCTCGGAGAACCAGAAGCACCTGCCTTTGGAGGAGCAGCTGAAGATCCTGCTGGAGCGGCTGGATGAGGTCAACGCTGGCAAGCAGAGCATCGGCCGCTCCCGCCGCGCCAAGATGATCAAGAAGGAGATCACAGTCCTGCGCAGGAAGCTGGCCCACCCCCGGGACCTGGGCCGGGATGGGCTGGAGCGGCACAGCTCCTCGGCCAGGGGGGGCCTGCAGTCACACAACCCCTGCGAGAAGGACCTGCAGACAGACAGTGCTGCcgaggagagcagcagccaggagaCGGGCAAAG gTCTGGGTCCCAATTCCTCTTCCACCCCAGCCCATGAAGTTGGCAGGAGGACCTCAGTGCTCTTCTCCAAGAAGAACCCTAAAACTGCAGGTCCTCCAAAGCGCCCAGGCCGCCCCCCGAAGAACAGAGACAGCCAGATCACTCCTGGGCACGGGAACAGCCCCATTGGgcccccccagctccccatcaTGGGCTCCTCCCAGCGGCAAAGGAAGCGAGGGCGAAGCCCACggcccagctccagctcagACAGTGACAGCGACAAGTCCACTGAAGATGCTCCCATGG ATCTGCCAGCCAATGGTTTCAGCAGCGGGAACCAGCCGGTGAAGAAGAGCTTCCTGGTGTACCGCAACGACTGCAACCTGCCCCGGAGCAGCTCCGACTCCgagtccagcagcagcagcagcagcagtgctgcctcGGACCGCACCAG CACAACACCCTCCAAGCAGGGCCGAGGGAAACCCTCCTTCTCCCGAGTGAACTTCCCGGAGGACAGCAGCGAGGACACGTCGGGGACAGAGAACGAATCCTACTCCGTGGGCACGGGGCGAGGCGTGGGGCATGGCAGTAAGTGGGGTGGCTGGGGGCCATCACTGTCACCCAGGGTGGCAGCAGCTGACTCTCCTCTAACCCCCCTCTCCTCCGGCACAGTGGTGCGCAAGGGCATGGGCCGTGGTGCGGGCTGGCTCTCCGAGGATGAGGATTCCTCCCTGGATGCTCTGGATCTGGTGTGGGCGAAGTGCCGGGGGTACCCCTCCTACCCCGCGCTG ATCATCGACCCCAAGATGCCGCGGGAAGGCATGTTCCACCATGGCGTCCCCATCCCCGTGCCCCCCTTGGAGGTGCTGAAGCTGGGGGAGCAGATGACTCAGGAAGCACGCGAGCACCTCTACCTTGTCCTCTTCTTTGACAACAAGCGCACTTG GCAGTGGTTGCCCAGGACCAAACTGGTACCACTGGGGGTGAACCAAGACCTGGATAAGGAAAAAATGCTGGAAGGTCGGAAGTCCAACATCCGTAAGTCGGTGCAGATCGCCTACCACCGCGCCATGCAGCACCGCAACAAGGTGCAGGGCGAGCAGAGCAGCGACTCCAGCGAGAGCGACTGA
- the BRPF1 gene encoding peregrin isoform X4, with the protein MGVDFDVKTFCHNLRATKPPYECPVGTCRKIYKSYSGIEYHLYHYDHDNPPPPQHTPLRKHKKKGRQARAANKQSPSPSETSQSPGREVMTYAQAQRMVEVDLHGRVHRISIFDNLDVVSEDEEVPEEVPENGSNKENTETPSVPQKSGKHKNKEKRKDSNHHHHNASAGTTPKLPEVVYRELEQDTPDAPPRPTSYYRYIEKSAEELDEEVEYDMDEEDYIWLDIMNERRKTEGVSPIPQEIFEYLMDRLEKESYFESHNKGDPNALVDEDAVCCICNDGECQNSNVILFCDMCNLAVHQECYGVPYIPEGQWLCRRCLQSPSRAVDCALCPNKGGAFKQTDDGRWAHVVCALWIPEVCFANTVFLEPIDSIEHIPPARWKLTCYICKQRGSGACIQCHKANCYTAFHVTCAQQAGLYMKMEPVRETGANGTSFSVRKTAYCDIHTPPGSVRRLPALSHSEGEEEDEEEEEEGKGWSSEKVKKAKAKSRIKMKKARKILAEKRAAAPVVSVPCIPPHRLSKITNRLTIQRKSQFMQRLHSYWTLKRQSRNGVPLLRRLQTHLQSQRNCDQRDTEDKNWALKEQLKSWQRLRHDLERARLLVELIRKREKLKRETIKVQQVALEMQLTPFLILLRKTLEQLQEKDTGNIFSEPVPLSEVPDYLDHIKKPMDFQTMKQNLEAYRYLNFDDFEEDFNLIINNCLKYNAKDTIFYRAAIRLREQGGAVLRQARRQAEKMGIDFETGMHFPHCVTAEEAQVQDIEDEDVRLLLSENQKHLPLEEQLKILLERLDEVNAGKQSIGRSRRAKMIKKEITVLRRKLAHPRDLGRDGLERHSSSARGGLQSHNPCEKDLQTDSAAEESSSQETGKGLGPNSSSTPAHEVGRRTSVLFSKKNPKTAGPPKRPGRPPKNRDSQITPGHGNSPIGPPQLPIMGSSQRQRKRGRSPRPSSSSDSDSDKSTEDAPMDLPANGFSSGNQPVKKSFLVYRNDCNLPRSSSDSESSSSSSSSAASDRTSTTPSKQGRGKPSFSRVNFPEDSSEDTSGTENESYSVGTGRGVGHGSKWGGWGPSLSPRVAAADSPLTPLSSGTVVRKGMGRGAGWLSEDEDSSLDALDLVWAKCRGYPSYPALIIDPKMPREGMFHHGVPIPVPPLEVLKLGEQMTQEAREHLYLVLFFDNKRTWQWLPRTKLVPLGVNQDLDKEKMLEGRKSNIRKSVQIAYHRAMQHRNKVQGEQSSDSSESD; encoded by the exons ATGGGCGTAGACTTCGACGTGAAGACTTTCTGCCACAACCTGCGGGCCACCAAACCCCCGTACGAGTGCCCGGTGGGCACCTGCCGCAAGATCTACAAGAGCTACAGCGGCATCGAGTACCACCTGTACCACTATGACCACGACAacccgccgccgccgcagcaCACCCCTCTGCGCAAGCACAAGAAGAAGGGGCGGCAGGCCCGCGCCGCCAACAAGCAGTCCCCCAGCCCCTCCGAGACCTCCCAGTCTCCGGGCAGGGAGGTGATGACCTATGCTCAAGCCCAGCGCATGGTGGAGGTGGATCTGCACGGCCGCGTCCATCGCATCAGCATCTTCGATAACCTGGATGTGGTGTCCGAGGATGAGGAGGTGCCCGAGGAGGTGCCCGAGAACGGGAGCAATAAGGAGAACACGGAGACCCCGAGCGTCCCGCAGAAATCCGGCAAGCACAAGAACAAGGAGAAGCGTAAGGATTCCAACCACCATCACCACAACGCCTCGGCTGGCACCACTCCCAAGCTGCCCGAGGTGGTGTACcgggagctggagcaggacacCCCAGACGCCCCACCGCGCCCCACGTCCTACTACAG GTACATCGAGAAgtcagcagaggagctggatgAGGAGGTGGAGTATGACATGGATGAGGAAGATTACATCTGGCTGGACATCATGAATGAGCGTCGGAAGACCGAAGGCGTGAGTCCCATTCCCCAGGAGATCTTTGAGTACCTgatggacaggctggagaaggagTCCTACTTTGAGAGCCACAACAAGGGGGATCCGAACGCCTTGGTGGACGAGGACGCCGTCTGCTGCATCTGCAACGACGGGGAGTGTCAGAACAGCAACGTCATCCTCTTCTGCGACATGTGCAACCTGGCTGTGCACCAGGAGTGCTATGGGGTGCCCTACATCCCGGAGGGACAGTGGCTCTGCAGACGGTGCCTGCAGTCACCCTCACGGGCCGTGGACTGTGCCCTCTGCCCAAACAAGGGGGGGGCCTTCAAGCAAACGGACGACGGGCGCTGGGCACACGTGGTGTGTGCCCTGTGGATCCCGGAGGTGTGCTTTGCCAACACTGTCTTCCTGGAGCCCATTGACAGCATTGAGCACATACCGCCTGCGCGCTGGAAGCTGACCTGTTACATCTGCAAGCAGCGTGGTTCTGGGGCTTGCATCCAGTGTCACAAAGCCAACTGCTACACAGCCTTTCATGTCACCTGCGCCCAGCAGGCCGGGCTCTACATGAAGATGGAGCCTGTGCGGGAGACAGGAGCCAATGGCACCTCCTTCAGTGTGCGCAAAACTGCCTACTGCGACATCCACACCCCGCCGGGCTCCGTGCGCAGGCTGCCAGCCCTGTCCCACAGCGAGGGCGAGGAGGaggacgaggaggaggaggaggagggcaagggctggagctctgagaAGGTCAAAAAGGCAAAGGCCAAGTCAAGGATCAAGATGAAGAAAGCGAGGAAGATCCTGGCGGAGAAACGAGCTGCGGCACCCGTGGTGTCTGTGCCCTGCATCCCCCCGCATAG gCTCAGCAAGATCACAAACCGTTTAACCATCCAGAGGAAGAGCCAGTTCATGCAGAGGCTGCACAGCTACTGGACCCTGAAGAGACAGTCCCGCAATGGTGTCCCCCTGCTCCGCCGCCTCCAGACACACTTGCAGTCCCAAAGGAACTGTGACCAG AGAGACACTGAGGATAAGAACTGGGCCCTGAAGGAGCAGCTGAAGTCATGGCAGCGCCTCCGCCATGACCTAGAGCGCGCACGCTTGCTGGTGGAGCTGATCCGCAAGCGGGAGAAGCTCAAGAGAGAGACG ATCAAGGTGCAGCAGGTAGCACTGGAGATGCAGCTGACCCCCTTCCTCATCCTGCTCCGCAAGACGCttgagcagctgcaggagaaagACACAGGCAACATCTTCAGCGAGCCGGTCCCTCTGTCTGAG GTCCCGGACTACCTGGATCACATCAAGAAGCCGATGGACTTTCagacaatgaaacaaaacctgGAAGCCTATCGCTACCTGAACTTCGACGACTTCGAGGAGGATTTCAACCTGATCATCAACAACTGTTTGAAGTACAACGCCAAAGACACCATCTTCTACCGGGCAGCCATCCGCCTGCGGGAGCAGGGAGGTGCTGTGCTGCGGCAGGCTCGCCGCCAGGCTGAGAAGATGGGCATTGACTTTGAGACAGGCATGCACTTCCCTCACTGCGTAACGGCGGAAGAGGCTCAGGTCCAGGACATCGAGGATG AAGATGTGCGGCTGCTGCTCTCGGAGAACCAGAAGCACCTGCCTTTGGAGGAGCAGCTGAAGATCCTGCTGGAGCGGCTGGATGAGGTCAACGCTGGCAAGCAGAGCATCGGCCGCTCCCGCCGCGCCAAGATGATCAAGAAGGAGATCACAGTCCTGCGCAGGAAGCTGGCCCACCCCCGGGACCTGGGCCGGGATGGGCTGGAGCGGCACAGCTCCTCGGCCAGGGGGGGCCTGCAGTCACACAACCCCTGCGAGAAGGACCTGCAGACAGACAGTGCTGCcgaggagagcagcagccaggagaCGGGCAAAG gTCTGGGTCCCAATTCCTCTTCCACCCCAGCCCATGAAGTTGGCAGGAGGACCTCAGTGCTCTTCTCCAAGAAGAACCCTAAAACTGCAGGTCCTCCAAAGCGCCCAGGCCGCCCCCCGAAGAACAGAGACAGCCAGATCACTCCTGGGCACGGGAACAGCCCCATTGGgcccccccagctccccatcaTGGGCTCCTCCCAGCGGCAAAGGAAGCGAGGGCGAAGCCCACggcccagctccagctcagACAGTGACAGCGACAAGTCCACTGAAGATGCTCCCATGG ATCTGCCAGCCAATGGTTTCAGCAGCGGGAACCAGCCGGTGAAGAAGAGCTTCCTGGTGTACCGCAACGACTGCAACCTGCCCCGGAGCAGCTCCGACTCCgagtccagcagcagcagcagcagcagtgctgcctcGGACCGCACCAG CACAACACCCTCCAAGCAGGGCCGAGGGAAACCCTCCTTCTCCCGAGTGAACTTCCCGGAGGACAGCAGCGAGGACACGTCGGGGACAGAGAACGAATCCTACTCCGTGGGCACGGGGCGAGGCGTGGGGCATGGCAGTAAGTGGGGTGGCTGGGGGCCATCACTGTCACCCAGGGTGGCAGCAGCTGACTCTCCTCTAACCCCCCTCTCCTCCGGCACAGTGGTGCGCAAGGGCATGGGCCGTGGTGCGGGCTGGCTCTCCGAGGATGAGGATTCCTCCCTGGATGCTCTGGATCTGGTGTGGGCGAAGTGCCGGGGGTACCCCTCCTACCCCGCGCTG ATCATCGACCCCAAGATGCCGCGGGAAGGCATGTTCCACCATGGCGTCCCCATCCCCGTGCCCCCCTTGGAGGTGCTGAAGCTGGGGGAGCAGATGACTCAGGAAGCACGCGAGCACCTCTACCTTGTCCTCTTCTTTGACAACAAGCGCACTTG GCAGTGGTTGCCCAGGACCAAACTGGTACCACTGGGGGTGAACCAAGACCTGGATAAGGAAAAAATGCTGGAAGGTCGGAAGTCCAACATCCGTAAGTCGGTGCAGATCGCCTACCACCGCGCCATGCAGCACCGCAACAAGGTGCAGGGCGAGCAGAGCAGCGACTCCAGCGAGAGCGACTGA
- the BRPF1 gene encoding peregrin isoform X10 — MGVDFDVKTFCHNLRATKPPYECPVGTCRKIYKSYSGIEYHLYHYDHDNPPPPQHTPLRKHKKKGRQARAANKQSPSPSETSQSPGREVMTYAQAQRMVEVDLHGRVHRISIFDNLDVVSEDEEVPEEVPENGSNKENTETPSVPQKSGKHKNKEKRKDSNHHHHNASAGTTPKLPEVVYRELEQDTPDAPPRPTSYYRYIEKSAEELDEEVEYDMDEEDYIWLDIMNERRKTEGVSPIPQEIFEYLMDRLEKESYFESHNKGDPNALVDEDAVCCICNDGECQNSNVILFCDMCNLAVHQECYGVPYIPEGQWLCRRCLQSPSRAVDCALCPNKGGAFKQTDDGRWAHVVCALWIPEVCFANTVFLEPIDSIEHIPPARWKLTCYICKQRGSGACIQCHKANCYTAFHVTCAQQAGLYMKMEPVRETGANGTSFSVRKTAYCDIHTPPGSVRRLPALSHSEGEEEDEEEEEEGKGWSSEKVKKAKAKSRIKMKKARKILAEKRAAAPVVSVPCIPPHRLSKITNRLTIQRKSQFMQRLHSYWTLKRQSRNGVPLLRRLQTHLQSQRNCDQRDTEDKNWALKEQLKSWQRLRHDLERARLLVELIRKREKLKRETIKVQQVALEMQLTPFLILLRKTLEQLQEKDTGNIFSEPVPLSEVPDYLDHIKKPMDFQTMKQNLEAYRYLNFDDFEEDFNLIINNCLKYNAKDTIFYRAAIRLREQGGAVLRQARRQAEKMGIDFETGMHFPHCVTAEEAQVQDIEDEDVRLLLSENQKHLPLEEQLKILLERLDEVNAGKQSIGRSRRAKMIKKEITVLRRKLAHPRDLGRDGLERHSSSARGGLQSHNPCEKDLQTDSAAEESSSQETGKGLGPNSSSTPAHEVGRRTSVLFSKKNPKTAGPPKRPGRPPKNRDSQITPGHGNSPIGPPQLPIMGSSQRQRKRGRSPRPSSSSDSDSDKSTEDAPMDLPANGFSSGNQPVKKSFLVYRNDCNLPRSSSDSESSSSSSSSAASDRTSTTPSKQGRGKPSFSRVNFPEDSSEDTSGTENESYSVGTGRGVGHGMVRKGMGRGAGWLSEDEDSSLDALDLVWAKCRGYPSYPALIIDPKMPREGMFHHGVPIPVPPLEVLKLGEQMTQEAREHLYLVLFFDNKRTWFCPIPRRQWLPRTKLVPLGVNQDLDKEKMLEGRKSNIRKSVQIAYHRAMQHRNKVQGEQSSDSSESD; from the exons ATGGGCGTAGACTTCGACGTGAAGACTTTCTGCCACAACCTGCGGGCCACCAAACCCCCGTACGAGTGCCCGGTGGGCACCTGCCGCAAGATCTACAAGAGCTACAGCGGCATCGAGTACCACCTGTACCACTATGACCACGACAacccgccgccgccgcagcaCACCCCTCTGCGCAAGCACAAGAAGAAGGGGCGGCAGGCCCGCGCCGCCAACAAGCAGTCCCCCAGCCCCTCCGAGACCTCCCAGTCTCCGGGCAGGGAGGTGATGACCTATGCTCAAGCCCAGCGCATGGTGGAGGTGGATCTGCACGGCCGCGTCCATCGCATCAGCATCTTCGATAACCTGGATGTGGTGTCCGAGGATGAGGAGGTGCCCGAGGAGGTGCCCGAGAACGGGAGCAATAAGGAGAACACGGAGACCCCGAGCGTCCCGCAGAAATCCGGCAAGCACAAGAACAAGGAGAAGCGTAAGGATTCCAACCACCATCACCACAACGCCTCGGCTGGCACCACTCCCAAGCTGCCCGAGGTGGTGTACcgggagctggagcaggacacCCCAGACGCCCCACCGCGCCCCACGTCCTACTACAG GTACATCGAGAAgtcagcagaggagctggatgAGGAGGTGGAGTATGACATGGATGAGGAAGATTACATCTGGCTGGACATCATGAATGAGCGTCGGAAGACCGAAGGCGTGAGTCCCATTCCCCAGGAGATCTTTGAGTACCTgatggacaggctggagaaggagTCCTACTTTGAGAGCCACAACAAGGGGGATCCGAACGCCTTGGTGGACGAGGACGCCGTCTGCTGCATCTGCAACGACGGGGAGTGTCAGAACAGCAACGTCATCCTCTTCTGCGACATGTGCAACCTGGCTGTGCACCAGGAGTGCTATGGGGTGCCCTACATCCCGGAGGGACAGTGGCTCTGCAGACGGTGCCTGCAGTCACCCTCACGGGCCGTGGACTGTGCCCTCTGCCCAAACAAGGGGGGGGCCTTCAAGCAAACGGACGACGGGCGCTGGGCACACGTGGTGTGTGCCCTGTGGATCCCGGAGGTGTGCTTTGCCAACACTGTCTTCCTGGAGCCCATTGACAGCATTGAGCACATACCGCCTGCGCGCTGGAAGCTGACCTGTTACATCTGCAAGCAGCGTGGTTCTGGGGCTTGCATCCAGTGTCACAAAGCCAACTGCTACACAGCCTTTCATGTCACCTGCGCCCAGCAGGCCGGGCTCTACATGAAGATGGAGCCTGTGCGGGAGACAGGAGCCAATGGCACCTCCTTCAGTGTGCGCAAAACTGCCTACTGCGACATCCACACCCCGCCGGGCTCCGTGCGCAGGCTGCCAGCCCTGTCCCACAGCGAGGGCGAGGAGGaggacgaggaggaggaggaggagggcaagggctggagctctgagaAGGTCAAAAAGGCAAAGGCCAAGTCAAGGATCAAGATGAAGAAAGCGAGGAAGATCCTGGCGGAGAAACGAGCTGCGGCACCCGTGGTGTCTGTGCCCTGCATCCCCCCGCATAG gCTCAGCAAGATCACAAACCGTTTAACCATCCAGAGGAAGAGCCAGTTCATGCAGAGGCTGCACAGCTACTGGACCCTGAAGAGACAGTCCCGCAATGGTGTCCCCCTGCTCCGCCGCCTCCAGACACACTTGCAGTCCCAAAGGAACTGTGACCAG AGAGACACTGAGGATAAGAACTGGGCCCTGAAGGAGCAGCTGAAGTCATGGCAGCGCCTCCGCCATGACCTAGAGCGCGCACGCTTGCTGGTGGAGCTGATCCGCAAGCGGGAGAAGCTCAAGAGAGAGACG ATCAAGGTGCAGCAGGTAGCACTGGAGATGCAGCTGACCCCCTTCCTCATCCTGCTCCGCAAGACGCttgagcagctgcaggagaaagACACAGGCAACATCTTCAGCGAGCCGGTCCCTCTGTCTGAG GTCCCGGACTACCTGGATCACATCAAGAAGCCGATGGACTTTCagacaatgaaacaaaacctgGAAGCCTATCGCTACCTGAACTTCGACGACTTCGAGGAGGATTTCAACCTGATCATCAACAACTGTTTGAAGTACAACGCCAAAGACACCATCTTCTACCGGGCAGCCATCCGCCTGCGGGAGCAGGGAGGTGCTGTGCTGCGGCAGGCTCGCCGCCAGGCTGAGAAGATGGGCATTGACTTTGAGACAGGCATGCACTTCCCTCACTGCGTAACGGCGGAAGAGGCTCAGGTCCAGGACATCGAGGATG AAGATGTGCGGCTGCTGCTCTCGGAGAACCAGAAGCACCTGCCTTTGGAGGAGCAGCTGAAGATCCTGCTGGAGCGGCTGGATGAGGTCAACGCTGGCAAGCAGAGCATCGGCCGCTCCCGCCGCGCCAAGATGATCAAGAAGGAGATCACAGTCCTGCGCAGGAAGCTGGCCCACCCCCGGGACCTGGGCCGGGATGGGCTGGAGCGGCACAGCTCCTCGGCCAGGGGGGGCCTGCAGTCACACAACCCCTGCGAGAAGGACCTGCAGACAGACAGTGCTGCcgaggagagcagcagccaggagaCGGGCAAAG gTCTGGGTCCCAATTCCTCTTCCACCCCAGCCCATGAAGTTGGCAGGAGGACCTCAGTGCTCTTCTCCAAGAAGAACCCTAAAACTGCAGGTCCTCCAAAGCGCCCAGGCCGCCCCCCGAAGAACAGAGACAGCCAGATCACTCCTGGGCACGGGAACAGCCCCATTGGgcccccccagctccccatcaTGGGCTCCTCCCAGCGGCAAAGGAAGCGAGGGCGAAGCCCACggcccagctccagctcagACAGTGACAGCGACAAGTCCACTGAAGATGCTCCCATGG ATCTGCCAGCCAATGGTTTCAGCAGCGGGAACCAGCCGGTGAAGAAGAGCTTCCTGGTGTACCGCAACGACTGCAACCTGCCCCGGAGCAGCTCCGACTCCgagtccagcagcagcagcagcagcagtgctgcctcGGACCGCACCAG CACAACACCCTCCAAGCAGGGCCGAGGGAAACCCTCCTTCTCCCGAGTGAACTTCCCGGAGGACAGCAGCGAGGACACGTCGGGGACAGAGAACGAATCCTACTCCGTGGGCACGGGGCGAGGCGTGGGGCATGGCA TGGTGCGCAAGGGCATGGGCCGTGGTGCGGGCTGGCTCTCCGAGGATGAGGATTCCTCCCTGGATGCTCTGGATCTGGTGTGGGCGAAGTGCCGGGGGTACCCCTCCTACCCCGCGCTG ATCATCGACCCCAAGATGCCGCGGGAAGGCATGTTCCACCATGGCGTCCCCATCCCCGTGCCCCCCTTGGAGGTGCTGAAGCTGGGGGAGCAGATGACTCAGGAAGCACGCGAGCACCTCTACCTTGTCCTCTTCTTTGACAACAAGCGCACTTG GTTTTGCCCCATTCCCCGCAGGCAGTGGTTGCCCAGGACCAAACTGGTACCACTGGGGGTGAACCAAGACCTGGATAAGGAAAAAATGCTGGAAGGTCGGAAGTCCAACATCCGTAAGTCGGTGCAGATCGCCTACCACCGCGCCATGCAGCACCGCAACAAGGTGCAGGGCGAGCAGAGCAGCGACTCCAGCGAGAGCGACTGA